A genome region from Aurantiacibacter sp. MUD61 includes the following:
- a CDS encoding radical SAM protein — translation MATRTKTRNAPAGASPFTVEAEALSREKFSDPHVTAKGEARATVRLNQLETLWFATGTLCNLACANCYIESSPTNDALIYLTAKEVARFLDEIAPRGVREIGFTGGEPFMNPEIIAIVEDALYRGHDVLVLSNAMKPMRRHEAELLRLREAYGDRLTIRVSIDHHTQKVHEAERGPRSWQPMIEGLKWLSANDFSVAAAGRSLAGETQEQARNAYRLLFEREGIAINTADPSRLVLFPEMDASADVPEITTDCWGILGKSPDDIMCASQRMVVHRKGEPEARVVACTLLPYDNEFDLGATVEEADRDVPLNHPHCARFCVLGGASCSS, via the coding sequence ATGGCAACCCGCACAAAAACCCGCAACGCCCCAGCTGGCGCATCGCCCTTCACCGTCGAGGCAGAGGCGCTTTCGCGCGAGAAATTCAGCGATCCGCATGTGACTGCAAAGGGCGAGGCGCGCGCGACTGTAAGGCTGAACCAGCTCGAAACGCTCTGGTTTGCCACGGGCACGCTGTGCAATCTCGCCTGCGCCAATTGCTACATCGAAAGCAGCCCGACCAATGATGCGCTGATCTATCTTACGGCAAAAGAGGTTGCGCGCTTCCTCGACGAGATCGCGCCGCGTGGCGTGCGCGAAATCGGCTTCACCGGCGGCGAGCCGTTCATGAATCCCGAGATCATCGCCATAGTGGAGGACGCGCTCTACCGTGGGCATGACGTGCTCGTCCTATCGAACGCGATGAAGCCGATGCGGCGGCATGAGGCCGAACTGCTGCGCCTGCGCGAGGCCTATGGCGACCGTCTGACCATTCGCGTTTCGATCGATCACCATACGCAAAAGGTGCATGAAGCGGAGCGTGGGCCCCGCAGTTGGCAACCGATGATCGAAGGGCTCAAATGGCTCTCTGCCAACGACTTCTCCGTCGCGGCTGCGGGGCGCAGTCTGGCAGGTGAAACGCAGGAGCAGGCGCGCAATGCCTATCGCCTATTGTTCGAGCGCGAAGGCATTGCCATAAACACCGCCGATCCGTCGCGGCTGGTTCTGTTTCCGGAAATGGATGCAAGCGCCGATGTGCCGGAGATTACAACCGATTGCTGGGGGATCCTGGGCAAGAGCCCCGATGACATCATGTGCGCCAGCCAGCGTATGGTCGTCCACCGCAAGGGTGAGCCGGAGGCGCGGGTCGTCGCCTGCACGCTGCTGCCGTATGATAACGAATTCGATCTTGGCGCTACCGTCGAAGAGGCGGACCGCGACGTGCCGCTCAACCACCCGCATTGCGCGCGCTTCTGCGTGCTCGGCGGGGCAAGCTGTTCATCCTAG
- a CDS encoding DUF2147 domain-containing protein, whose protein sequence is MIKSAIATAISAAAAIAVMPATASAQRSIDGVYLDQGGYVEITVGPCGNSRCGEITRIVRRKPGEPNRDVHNDNPSLRDRPIVGIEVLQNLRWDDGAWRGQVYNPEDGGTYRAVVRPGSNGTLRVEGCVTLFCREVTWTAAD, encoded by the coding sequence ATGATCAAATCAGCAATCGCCACCGCCATCTCTGCCGCCGCCGCTATCGCGGTCATGCCCGCCACCGCCTCTGCCCAGCGCAGTATCGACGGCGTGTATCTGGATCAGGGCGGCTATGTCGAAATCACCGTTGGCCCGTGCGGCAATTCGCGCTGCGGGGAAATTACCCGGATCGTCCGCCGCAAGCCGGGGGAACCCAATCGCGACGTGCATAATGACAATCCGTCCCTGCGCGATCGTCCTATCGTCGGCATCGAAGTGCTGCAGAATTTGCGTTGGGATGACGGCGCCTGGCGCGGGCAGGTTTACAACCCCGAAGACGGCGGCACTTACCGCGCTGTTGTGCGCCCCGGCAGCAATGGCACACTTCGCGTCGAAGGCTGCGTCACGCTGTTCTGCCGCGAAGTAACCTGGACGGCGGCAGATTGA
- a CDS encoding FG-GAP-like repeat-containing protein codes for MTGIYPAEKATKDFRAPIAIGALILLALYFWLTSRYPALNEKALMGGDAPLSGLSFDIVYEILPNSSLWWEILANTANWIKTNQKGMTFGVLFGAAALTVLATIRQRSFKNGFANSALGTAIGAPLGVCVNCAMPIALGLHMGRMRLETTLSALLASPTLNVIVITMSFALLPPHMAVLKLIFALTMVLLIVPLLCRFILKDEAAATGADPGTAVPKLAKISEPKGITGKFAKLLTHGTFEPGDYNIVAALIWFAKTYLRNFAIIFIITVPLMLAAAILGALVASFVSPTELTKLMPGRDLVMIALVTLAIVGVASFVPAPIAFDVILTVILINVGMHNHFAMATLIALGSFSVYPLLILGQAISWRTAFTMWIAVCGLAVTAAATEFVMAPRINDFYKERQIAALNSVDSIDWPTPPDAPEGIPIEELRERLAQYSAQPQTIAAAITTDGGSGVSLQSLSMPDRTPVSAQAGPAFTRVMGPEIGLEEIGESSPLREFGYHMMRGAVAGGDIHGDGWVDVITRRPDGANGLSVYANVDGQFVRQAVELGPVDEAEVHNLALADVDGDGALDLLVSTIMAGDHIFFNDSGTFTSGAMATFKEGGNDVVSSFGFADMDADGDLDIVLGKWGPRGIAEGWGLHPYHIRNLWMRNDGNRNFTTIEFEGIPGQTLSVLVADVDGNGYPDVLKGDDAAETDEVVFFNANGPVPTTPDNQPFDYFLRSAMSYDEGDWNNDLIPDYYGGQISMRAGMMPSSMSRVRNIRAICLQYRDDLGWDDAETEDCIVEELSIDSIRDGRSGKSGDSCLGPTLRRDQALCGAASQFGRYENVRRNPDGDRERFTACAAQMAHIPQIARLCNSLLEPTMGHLRSDDFAEFYAPALQTGNILQTGAPDGTFVDRGTEAGVRTPGWTWNSRLTDLDQDGWQDILVVTGFWHSAASSTTNVFYHNTGSGFEDGTNAFGFTDILPSYSYTSFDFDRDGDIDVIRDMNALRMVVHRNDNPAGPALWVNLRDSIGNSHGIGARVTICVDGVTEVAAGPCQMRRVKASGGYMSTDPIAAHFGLGDARSVSLIEVRWPDGETSRIEPEGLLGGEVVINRQ; via the coding sequence TTGACCGGTATTTATCCCGCCGAGAAGGCGACGAAAGATTTCAGGGCACCGATTGCGATCGGTGCCCTGATTCTGTTGGCGCTCTATTTCTGGCTGACATCGCGTTACCCAGCACTCAATGAAAAGGCGCTGATGGGCGGCGATGCGCCGCTGTCCGGCCTATCCTTCGACATCGTTTACGAAATCCTGCCAAACAGTAGCCTGTGGTGGGAGATCCTTGCCAACACCGCTAACTGGATCAAGACCAACCAGAAGGGCATGACCTTCGGGGTGCTGTTCGGCGCGGCGGCGCTGACGGTGCTGGCCACCATCCGGCAGCGGTCTTTCAAGAACGGCTTCGCCAATTCCGCACTCGGCACAGCCATCGGCGCGCCGCTGGGCGTGTGCGTCAATTGTGCCATGCCCATCGCGCTCGGCCTGCATATGGGTCGCATGCGGCTGGAAACGACGCTGTCCGCATTGCTCGCCTCGCCCACGCTCAATGTCATTGTCATCACCATGAGCTTCGCGCTTCTTCCGCCGCACATGGCGGTGTTGAAGCTCATATTCGCGCTCACCATGGTACTGCTGATCGTGCCGCTGCTATGCCGCTTCATCCTGAAAGACGAGGCGGCAGCCACCGGTGCGGATCCCGGCACCGCGGTTCCCAAGCTTGCCAAGATCAGCGAGCCCAAGGGTATCACCGGCAAATTCGCAAAGCTGCTGACGCATGGGACATTCGAGCCGGGCGATTACAATATCGTCGCTGCGCTGATCTGGTTCGCGAAGACTTACCTGCGCAATTTTGCCATCATCTTCATTATCACCGTGCCGCTGATGCTGGCCGCGGCCATTCTTGGCGCACTGGTGGCATCCTTCGTTTCGCCGACCGAACTGACGAAGCTCATGCCCGGGCGCGATCTGGTGATGATCGCGCTGGTGACGCTGGCGATTGTCGGTGTCGCGAGCTTCGTGCCCGCGCCGATTGCGTTCGACGTGATCCTGACGGTGATTCTCATCAATGTCGGCATGCACAATCATTTCGCCATGGCCACGCTGATCGCATTGGGATCGTTCAGCGTCTACCCGCTGCTGATCCTGGGGCAGGCGATTTCATGGCGAACGGCCTTTACCATGTGGATTGCGGTCTGCGGTCTGGCGGTAACCGCAGCGGCGACCGAGTTCGTCATGGCTCCACGCATCAATGATTTTTACAAGGAGCGCCAGATTGCGGCGCTCAATTCGGTTGATAGCATCGATTGGCCGACACCGCCTGACGCGCCCGAAGGCATTCCTATCGAGGAATTGCGCGAGCGGCTCGCCCAATATAGCGCGCAGCCGCAAACAATTGCCGCAGCCATTACTACCGATGGCGGATCAGGCGTGAGCCTGCAGAGCCTGTCGATGCCCGACCGCACACCGGTGTCCGCGCAGGCAGGCCCAGCTTTTACCCGCGTGATGGGGCCGGAAATTGGTCTTGAAGAAATCGGTGAGAGTTCGCCGTTGCGCGAATTCGGCTATCACATGATGCGCGGCGCGGTAGCTGGTGGTGACATCCATGGCGACGGTTGGGTGGATGTCATAACCCGCCGACCGGATGGCGCCAATGGACTCTCTGTATATGCCAATGTCGATGGACAGTTTGTGCGGCAAGCTGTCGAACTTGGCCCGGTCGACGAAGCAGAGGTGCATAACCTTGCTCTCGCCGATGTGGATGGCGATGGCGCGCTCGACCTGCTCGTCTCCACCATAATGGCGGGCGATCATATCTTCTTCAACGATAGCGGCACGTTCACGTCAGGAGCGATGGCGACTTTCAAGGAAGGCGGCAATGACGTCGTCTCTTCCTTCGGTTTCGCCGACATGGATGCCGATGGCGACCTTGATATCGTGCTGGGAAAATGGGGGCCGCGCGGCATCGCCGAAGGCTGGGGACTGCATCCCTACCACATCCGAAACTTGTGGATGCGCAACGATGGTAATCGCAATTTCACCACGATCGAATTCGAGGGCATCCCCGGCCAGACTCTTTCAGTGCTCGTGGCTGATGTTGACGGGAACGGCTATCCGGACGTTCTCAAGGGGGACGATGCCGCCGAGACGGATGAAGTGGTATTTTTCAACGCCAACGGTCCGGTTCCGACCACGCCCGACAACCAGCCGTTCGATTACTTCTTGCGGTCAGCCATGAGCTATGACGAGGGTGACTGGAACAATGACCTGATTCCGGATTATTACGGCGGCCAGATCTCCATGCGTGCAGGGATGATGCCATCATCTATGTCCCGCGTCCGCAATATCCGTGCGATCTGCTTGCAATACCGCGACGATCTTGGCTGGGACGATGCCGAAACCGAAGACTGTATCGTGGAAGAACTTTCTATCGACAGTATCCGTGACGGCAGAAGCGGAAAGAGCGGCGACAGTTGCCTGGGCCCGACCCTTCGCCGCGACCAGGCCCTTTGCGGAGCCGCCAGCCAATTCGGCCGTTACGAAAATGTCCGGCGCAATCCTGATGGTGATCGCGAGCGCTTCACCGCCTGCGCCGCCCAAATGGCACACATTCCGCAGATCGCGCGTTTGTGTAATTCGTTGCTCGAACCGACCATGGGGCATCTCCGCAGCGACGATTTCGCCGAGTTCTATGCTCCTGCATTGCAAACGGGAAACATCCTTCAGACGGGTGCACCGGACGGCACATTTGTAGATCGCGGGACCGAGGCCGGAGTTCGTACGCCCGGCTGGACATGGAACTCCCGACTGACCGATCTGGATCAGGACGGTTGGCAGGACATCCTTGTGGTGACCGGCTTCTGGCACAGTGCCGCATCGAGCACGACCAATGTATTCTATCACAACACGGGAAGCGGTTTCGAAGACGGTACCAACGCCTTCGGCTTTACCGACATTCTTCCATCCTACAGCTATACAAGTTTCGATTTCGACCGAGACGGCGATATCGACGTTATTCGTGATATGAACGCCTTGCGGATGGTCGTGCACCGCAACGACAATCCGGCGGGCCCGGCGCTTTGGGTCAACCTTCGCGATTCCATCGGCAACAGCCATGGCATTGGCGCGCGGGTGACGATCTGCGTTGACGGAGTTACCGAAGTGGCTGCCGGGCCATGCCAGATGCGCCGCGTGAAGGCGAGTGGCGGATATATGTCGACCGATCCCATCGCCGCGCACTTCGGTCTCGGCGATGCGCGTAGTGTCTCACTGATCGAGGTGCGCTGGCCCGATGGCGAGACGTCGAGGATCGAGCCGGAGGGCCTGCTGGGCGGGGAAGTGGTCATCAACCGGCAGTAG
- a CDS encoding asparagine synthase-related protein, whose translation MENSLRLHGAMRQGHWAEKRLGLAWSTSGEFSPQDAADRQPLTSDERWAISFTGYLDHRGELCERLGVSGKDSAGLTDAQLVLLAWQKWRDHPPRYLYGSFAFIIADRHDQTLFAVRSPMSAPPIVYYGDAERYVLASAPKAIFALGDIPRDLDEQRLADSLVHNHADSEQSFYRGIKSLPLGHMARVSPEDLTIKNCFDFTSIPPIRFGRDADYLEAVQEHLDAAVGSVMRCRKLPGATLSSGLDSTTVAVTALEQMQQREDWAAQRLTTFTSIPDPEWDGITDASSASGDESGPVRALAKMYPQLDARFVDCAGMNFDADLHQLTALSETPIYAVKNTHWIIGINRAARAAGLDVLFTGVGGSTSLTASGRSLPAMQFRQLQLGRLMSSLRAVDNGRGMTANFLSLAVLPNLPDAAIDAVESWKGRSGDAEWKGLSPLNPEYAADMRVTERRREMLRDAKWQGKRDFQANNRLLATRGMRDASQPLRSALQSLTGIQARDPLADRKLFELCLAFPADQFFRNGRPRMLVRRLMKDKLPREILNAPKGRQSADWHLRLTRDLPNLSQEIDRLADDDEMARRFDIPRIQRLLATWPEKTPIGTKDHPDYLVARLGLTRVINTARFINWVKGKN comes from the coding sequence ATGGAAAACTCCCTGCGGCTTCACGGCGCCATGCGGCAGGGCCATTGGGCCGAAAAGCGACTTGGCCTTGCGTGGAGCACGTCGGGCGAGTTTTCGCCGCAGGACGCAGCCGATCGCCAGCCGCTCACCAGCGATGAACGCTGGGCAATTTCTTTCACCGGCTATCTCGACCATCGCGGCGAATTGTGTGAACGTTTGGGCGTTTCGGGCAAGGATAGCGCGGGGCTGACAGATGCGCAGTTGGTTCTGCTGGCCTGGCAGAAATGGCGCGATCACCCACCTCGGTATTTATACGGCTCCTTCGCATTCATTATCGCGGATCGCCATGACCAGACCCTGTTTGCGGTGCGCTCGCCGATGTCTGCTCCGCCCATCGTCTACTATGGTGATGCGGAGCGTTACGTGCTGGCGAGCGCTCCCAAGGCGATTTTTGCGCTGGGCGACATCCCACGCGATCTGGACGAACAGCGGCTCGCGGATTCACTGGTGCACAATCACGCCGATAGCGAGCAGAGCTTTTACCGCGGAATCAAGTCATTGCCGCTCGGCCATATGGCGCGGGTGTCTCCCGAAGATCTGACCATAAAAAACTGCTTCGATTTCACATCGATTCCACCGATCCGCTTCGGCCGCGATGCCGACTATCTGGAGGCCGTGCAGGAACATCTCGATGCTGCCGTGGGGAGTGTTATGCGGTGCCGGAAATTGCCGGGCGCGACACTCAGCTCCGGCCTCGATTCCACCACGGTCGCCGTCACTGCGCTCGAACAGATGCAGCAGCGCGAAGACTGGGCGGCGCAGCGCCTGACGACATTTACCTCGATACCCGATCCCGAATGGGATGGGATAACTGATGCGAGCAGTGCCAGCGGTGACGAGTCCGGTCCGGTGCGCGCACTGGCCAAAATGTATCCGCAGCTCGACGCCCGCTTTGTCGATTGTGCGGGCATGAATTTCGATGCCGACCTGCATCAACTGACCGCATTGAGCGAAACACCCATTTATGCGGTGAAGAATACCCATTGGATCATCGGCATCAACCGCGCCGCGCGGGCGGCGGGGCTTGACGTTTTGTTTACTGGCGTCGGCGGCAGCACCAGCCTCACTGCGTCAGGTCGCAGCTTACCCGCCATGCAATTTCGCCAGCTGCAATTGGGTCGACTGATGTCGTCGCTTCGGGCCGTGGACAACGGCCGCGGCATGACCGCCAATTTCCTCAGCCTGGCTGTGCTTCCCAACTTGCCCGATGCCGCCATCGATGCAGTCGAAAGCTGGAAAGGCCGATCGGGTGATGCGGAATGGAAGGGGCTTTCCCCGCTCAATCCGGAATATGCCGCCGATATGCGGGTGACCGAGCGCAGGCGTGAAATGCTGCGCGATGCGAAATGGCAAGGCAAGCGCGATTTCCAGGCGAACAACCGGCTTTTGGCGACACGCGGCATGCGCGATGCCAGCCAGCCATTACGCTCTGCATTGCAGAGCCTGACCGGGATTCAGGCGCGTGACCCGCTGGCGGACCGCAAACTGTTCGAACTTTGCCTCGCCTTTCCGGCTGATCAATTCTTTCGCAATGGGCGCCCCCGCATGCTGGTGCGGCGGCTGATGAAGGACAAATTGCCGCGCGAAATTCTTAACGCACCCAAAGGGCGGCAGTCTGCGGACTGGCATCTGCGCCTGACGCGGGACCTGCCCAATCTCTCGCAGGAGATTGATCGTCTCGCCGATGATGATGAAATGGCACGGCGGTTCGATATTCCGCGTATCCAGCGTCTGCTGGCGACTTGGCCGGAAAAAACGCCCATAGGCACAAAAGACCATCCCGATTACCTTGTCGCGCGGCTGGGCCTGACACGGGTTATCAACACCGCGCGCTTCATCAATTGGGTGAAAGGCAAGAATTGA
- a CDS encoding sulfotransferase domain-containing protein, whose amino-acid sequence MMRRGIYWIASYPKSGNTWVRILLSNLVGDVENTDPFQLALVSGISSDRQQFDEIVGLSSSDLTPEEVDIYRPHLYARVAADSETPVFIKVHDGYHRNRDDAPIFPPECSLGVIYVVRDPMDVAVSFSHHQAHTDYGPAVRQVNAEVVASNSRHTRQLRQQLLGWSDHYRSWHDQDGIPVMTVRYEDLLADTAGCLRRLAAFAQIPEGEDEARIRHAVEASSFRKLQETEAEKGFREKPEKAQRFFRSGRSGEGREKLTPEQQQVIIARNGPLMRELGYL is encoded by the coding sequence ATGATGCGGCGGGGCATCTACTGGATCGCGTCCTATCCCAAATCGGGCAACACTTGGGTTCGCATCCTGCTTTCCAATCTCGTTGGCGATGTGGAGAACACTGACCCCTTTCAGCTTGCGCTGGTGAGCGGCATTTCGAGCGACCGCCAGCAATTTGACGAGATCGTCGGCCTGTCGTCTTCCGACCTGACGCCCGAAGAAGTCGATATCTACCGCCCGCATCTTTATGCCCGTGTCGCAGCAGACAGCGAGACGCCAGTCTTCATCAAGGTGCATGACGGCTATCACCGTAACCGGGACGATGCGCCGATCTTCCCGCCGGAATGTTCGCTTGGTGTCATCTATGTCGTGCGCGACCCGATGGATGTGGCGGTGTCCTTCAGTCATCACCAGGCGCATACCGATTATGGACCGGCGGTGCGCCAGGTGAATGCCGAGGTGGTTGCGTCCAACAGCCGGCATACGCGGCAGTTGCGCCAGCAATTGCTCGGCTGGAGCGATCACTACCGCAGCTGGCACGATCAGGACGGGATACCGGTGATGACCGTGCGCTATGAAGACCTGCTCGCCGATACGGCGGGGTGCCTGCGCCGCCTCGCCGCCTTTGCGCAAATCCCCGAAGGCGAGGATGAAGCGCGCATTCGCCATGCTGTCGAGGCGTCGAGCTTTCGCAAGCTGCAGGAAACCGAGGCGGAGAAGGGTTTTCGTGAGAAGCCTGAGAAGGCGCAGCGCTTTTTCCGCTCCGGCCGATCGGGAGAGGGGCGCGAGAAGCTGACCCCCGAACAGCAACAGGTAATCATTGCTCGCAACGGGCCGTTGATGCGCGAACTCGGCTATCTTTGA
- a CDS encoding LOG family protein, which translates to MSTDDEKGSCDLKDHKFYHADSEAGFADSIPQSTPQTRHPAYKLAFRDTDFLLREELRPVRFQLELLKPEMLLEEAGVGSTLVMYGSARIPSPEEAEAKIEAAKDGSEFEQTVAQRLADKAKYYQVAHDLAKMAGEKAIIEDGKRQFVVCSGGGPSIMEAANRGASEAGAESIGLNIILPHEQAPNTYVTPYLSLNFHYFALRKMHFLMRARAVAVFPGGFGTFDEFFELLTLVQTGKMKPIPILLFGKDFWTRVVNFEAIAEEGTISKKDLDLITWCETAEEGWDAIAKFYDLER; encoded by the coding sequence GTGAGCACGGATGATGAAAAAGGGTCTTGCGACTTGAAAGACCACAAATTTTACCACGCCGATAGCGAAGCTGGCTTCGCCGATTCCATCCCGCAGTCGACGCCGCAAACGCGCCATCCGGCCTATAAGCTTGCATTCCGCGATACCGATTTCCTGCTGCGCGAAGAACTTCGCCCGGTGCGCTTCCAGCTGGAGCTGCTGAAGCCCGAAATGCTGCTGGAAGAGGCCGGCGTCGGCTCGACGCTGGTCATGTATGGCTCGGCCCGCATTCCCTCTCCGGAGGAGGCGGAAGCCAAGATCGAAGCCGCGAAGGACGGCAGCGAGTTTGAGCAGACCGTCGCTCAGCGGCTTGCGGACAAGGCGAAATATTATCAGGTCGCTCATGATCTGGCGAAAATGGCGGGCGAGAAGGCAATCATCGAAGACGGCAAGCGTCAGTTCGTTGTCTGCTCCGGCGGCGGCCCGTCGATTATGGAAGCGGCCAATCGCGGCGCGAGCGAGGCAGGCGCGGAGAGCATCGGCCTCAACATCATCCTGCCGCACGAACAGGCGCCCAACACCTACGTGACGCCCTATCTGTCGCTAAACTTCCACTATTTCGCACTGCGGAAAATGCACTTCCTGATGCGCGCCCGCGCGGTGGCTGTCTTCCCCGGCGGCTTCGGAACATTCGACGAATTCTTCGAACTTCTCACGCTGGTGCAGACAGGCAAGATGAAGCCCATTCCGATCCTGCTGTTCGGCAAGGACTTCTGGACCCGCGTGGTCAATTTTGAAGCGATCGCCGAAGAGGGCACGATCTCGAAGAAAGATCTCGACCTCATCACCTGGTGCGAGACCGCCGAAGAAGGCTGGGACGCGATCGCGAAGTTTTACGATCTGGAGAGGTAA
- a CDS encoding PAS domain-containing protein, translating into MADDDPPSGRLKSSGQAHRAIVRGDANFDGFKGASGLLFEQAMAQTRMAVCLTDPSLPDDPIVFCNEAFQQLTGYRRDEIVGRNCRFLQGPDTDQAQVAKIRDAIRSEEVVVVEILNYRKDGTRFWNTLHLGPIYDEEGNLKYFFGSQWDVTDIHLSRAEERHAKAMAREVSHRLKNVFAVIGGIVNITGRSMDAKDVAAKINERVQALGRSYEPTLDEAVLGTIHVGQAIRSVLSPYDPEGDRIHFDGNGVRTEPNAISAIGLTLHELATNATKYGALSNDTGQVTISWQHDRDRLGRSALQIDWRESGGPPIDGEPGTGGTGFKISETLLQHSRGILERNWNRDGLHARITIPLQGG; encoded by the coding sequence ATGGCCGATGACGATCCACCTTCCGGCCGGCTCAAATCTTCCGGTCAGGCTCACCGCGCCATCGTGCGCGGAGATGCGAATTTCGATGGCTTCAAGGGTGCGAGCGGCCTGCTTTTCGAGCAGGCCATGGCACAGACGCGCATGGCCGTCTGCCTGACAGATCCCAGCCTGCCCGATGATCCGATCGTCTTTTGCAATGAGGCCTTCCAGCAATTGACCGGGTACCGCCGTGACGAGATCGTCGGGCGAAACTGCCGCTTCCTGCAAGGACCGGATACCGACCAGGCGCAGGTTGCAAAGATCCGCGATGCGATCCGCAGCGAAGAGGTCGTCGTTGTCGAAATCCTCAATTATCGCAAGGACGGGACGCGGTTCTGGAACACGCTCCACCTCGGCCCGATCTATGATGAAGAGGGTAACCTAAAGTATTTCTTCGGCAGCCAGTGGGATGTGACTGATATTCACCTCTCGCGTGCGGAAGAACGGCATGCAAAGGCCATGGCGCGCGAAGTTTCGCACCGCCTCAAAAACGTCTTCGCGGTTATCGGCGGCATTGTGAACATTACCGGTCGTTCGATGGACGCGAAGGATGTGGCCGCGAAGATCAATGAGCGGGTGCAGGCCTTGGGCCGCTCGTACGAACCGACGCTGGATGAGGCCGTGCTCGGCACGATCCATGTCGGGCAGGCCATCCGCTCGGTGCTTTCGCCCTATGATCCCGAAGGCGACCGCATCCATTTCGATGGCAATGGCGTGCGAACGGAGCCGAATGCGATTTCGGCCATCGGCCTGACACTGCACGAACTTGCGACCAATGCGACCAAATATGGCGCATTGTCGAATGATACGGGGCAAGTGACAATTTCATGGCAGCATGACCGCGACCGGCTTGGCCGCTCGGCACTGCAAATCGACTGGCGCGAAAGCGGAGGCCCTCCGATCGATGGAGAGCCAGGCACCGGCGGTACAGGATTCAAGATCTCCGAGACACTGTTGCAGCATTCGCGCGGGATACTCGAGCGCAACTGGAACCGCGACGGGCTGCACGCCCGGATCACAATTCCTCTTCAGGGTGGATAA
- a CDS encoding response regulator produces MKKFLVLEDEPFIAMDLVHAFEDAGFSSVSAVDNDEAAALIEKNDLSGAVLDVSLGGGKTCERTAAMLNDCGIPFILHTGDLDRAGERLRRFDVPVVAKPQPSDLVVKRLLSLLEDPEKVA; encoded by the coding sequence ATGAAAAAATTTCTTGTGCTCGAAGATGAGCCATTCATTGCGATGGATCTGGTCCATGCGTTCGAGGATGCTGGGTTCAGTTCGGTTTCCGCAGTCGACAATGACGAGGCTGCGGCTTTGATCGAGAAAAATGACCTGTCAGGGGCGGTCCTCGATGTGTCGCTTGGCGGTGGGAAAACGTGTGAGAGAACCGCAGCCATGCTGAATGACTGCGGCATCCCCTTCATCCTTCACACCGGCGATCTCGACCGTGCCGGTGAGCGTTTGCGCCGCTTCGATGTGCCGGTGGTTGCGAAGCCCCAGCCGTCCGATCTTGTGGTGAAGCGCCTGCTTTCGTTGCTCGAGGACCCTGAGAAAGTCGCGTAG
- a CDS encoding acyl-CoA desaturase — protein MMEPVIRVNGEQADCCTGRAVLDWSKVLWNGTMLAGTLAALFHVTLGAVVLFVALTYATLLIGHSVGMHRMMIHRSFKAKTWLRRLLIYVGTIVGVAGPFGIIRIHDTRDWAQRQPVCHDFFNHDRPLLQDLVWNLFYRFDFARAPIVTIEPELADDPLINWLDATWRFQQIPVALLLFWVGGWPFVLWGIFARVFVSTAGHWTITWFCHNPGPGRWHVTGAGVQASNLPGLGWLTYGECWHNNHHAFPESAKIGLEKGQTDPAWWLIERLQKAGWVFAVRLPREENERGDLFERSHHVEGKVFD, from the coding sequence ATGATGGAGCCCGTCATCCGCGTGAATGGCGAGCAAGCCGATTGCTGCACCGGCAGGGCTGTCCTCGATTGGTCTAAAGTACTGTGGAACGGCACGATGCTTGCAGGCACGCTCGCTGCCCTTTTCCACGTGACACTCGGCGCGGTCGTGCTGTTCGTCGCGCTTACCTATGCCACACTCCTCATCGGCCATAGCGTGGGCATGCACCGCATGATGATCCATCGCTCTTTTAAGGCAAAAACTTGGCTGCGCCGATTGCTAATTTATGTCGGCACGATTGTCGGCGTAGCGGGGCCGTTCGGTATCATCCGCATTCACGATACGCGTGACTGGGCCCAGCGCCAGCCTGTGTGCCACGATTTCTTCAATCACGACCGTCCGTTGCTGCAAGATCTCGTATGGAACCTGTTCTATCGTTTCGACTTCGCGCGCGCACCTATCGTCACAATCGAGCCCGAACTCGCCGACGACCCGTTAATTAACTGGCTCGATGCGACGTGGCGCTTCCAGCAGATCCCGGTCGCCTTACTGCTTTTCTGGGTCGGAGGCTGGCCATTTGTCTTATGGGGCATATTCGCGCGCGTATTTGTCAGCACGGCGGGACATTGGACGATCACGTGGTTCTGTCACAATCCCGGCCCGGGCAGGTGGCATGTCACAGGCGCAGGCGTGCAGGCATCGAACCTGCCCGGCCTCGGCTGGCTGACCTATGGCGAATGTTGGCACAACAACCACCACGCTTTTCCCGAATCCGCGAAAATCGGGCTGGAGAAAGGGCAAACCGACCCGGCATGGTGGCTAATCGAGAGATTGCAGAAAGCGGGCTGGGTGTTTGCCGTGCGCTTGCCGAGGGAGGAGAACGAGCGAGGCGACCTGTTCGAACGCTCGCACCATGTTGAAGGCAAAGTTTTCGACTGA